The Rosa rugosa chromosome 3, drRosRugo1.1, whole genome shotgun sequence sequence ACATATCTGAGATTCCTGTAAACGTTCATAGCAGATATAACTTTTTAATATCTGAGCTTAGAATGGCAATCACTGATCTTTAGAATGTTGATAATACCCTATCCATCTCCATGAAATGTTCTTTGTTAAAGCATATAGCCATATACAGGACTATGTAGAAAGACCATTTCTATTCATTGAATCATTCCCAATACAGAAGCCTTGGTTAAATTGGCTACAGCCAGCAATGTATTTGAAATACCATTTATTAACAAATTGACGCGACTTAGATAGTCTCACTTTGGTACAGTATGGGTCACTATCTCCATGGTTAATCATGATGAAAATTTCAAAGAGGAACAAGTTCTTGGACCTCCCTAAGATTTAGACAATAGTCAATGTGTGACTACAAAATGGGATATTAAGCATTCAGAAATTCAACAACTTACAGAATACAAATACAAAGCTCTTCTTCCTTACTCAGGATGGCCTTGCATGTCAAGCATCTCATCCAGACGTTTTAACCTCTCTAATCCTTCGCTAAGCAAATAACGAATCTTCTGCCTGTCATTGCAGTCTCGGCTATTCTCCATTTCTTGTCTAATCGTCGTTCTTAGTTCACCTGTAAACATCAACCGCCGTTCAGGCAACGCATTCAAAATTTACAAAAGAGCATAACCTTCCTGAGAACTATCAACACAATGACATATGATATGATTTTTCCCACCTCTCAACAGGCATTATAAGCGCATAATAGGTGTATGTGTATGAAAAAGTTGAACATCGGCATTATAGAACGAATACGAACAATGCCTTTGAAATCGTTACTACAATCATATTGAACAAACAGATTGCTTTAGGCAAGGATTTTGACCTCTAGCCTCAAGAGGGGCTCTTCGAGTAACCCTCAGTG is a genomic window containing:
- the LOC133739321 gene encoding uncharacterized protein LOC133739321 is translated as MALPLDLQDFLLRARVLKLYRQALRVTRRAPLEARGELRTTIRQEMENSRDCNDRQKIRYLLSEGLERLKRLDEMLDMQGHPE